GATCTCCTCGAAATCGGACTCGAAGGCCCGGATGGGCTCCAGAGACACGTCGCGCTCCCTCAGGCCTGTCGCCAACTGAGCGGTCTCCGCCGCCACGGCACCGTGCCCCGCGTCCTCTGCGTCGCGGGTGAGCCGATAGCGCATGTATCTCGACCACGACAGGATTTTCGCCTGCACCTCGCAGGGGCCGAGGCAGTGGAGGGCCGGGACTCCCAGGTAGATCGAGAGGGAGGATTCGTTAGGGAAGGAGAAGAGACTGGCCTCCGCTTCCTCGGCCAGGGCGCAGACCATCGTCACGAGATGGCGGAAGACCCCCCGCCCCCGATGCTCGGGTGCCACCGCGGCGTCGACAAACTGGTACGCCGGCCGCTCCTCCCCCATCCGAAAGAATCGCCACGCGACGGCGGGTCTGATCCCTACCAGCTCGCTGTCCCGGTCGAAGGCGGCAAGGATGATGGTCTCGCCGTACGGGTTCCGCTCATAGAGCCACTCGGCCTCCTCCACGGAACGACTCGTCCCCCGACACCGGTTGTGGAACTCATTGAGGCGGGGCAACTCCACCGGGGAGAGCCGGCGGAAACTGTAGGGCGACGCCTGCGCCGCGCC
This DNA window, taken from Candidatus Rokuibacteriota bacterium, encodes the following:
- a CDS encoding GNAT family N-acetyltransferase, producing MTGHDLARGAAQASPYSFRRLSPVELPRLNEFHNRCRGTSRSVEEAEWLYERNPYGETIILAAFDRDSELVGIRPAVAWRFFRMGEERPAYQFVDAAVAPEHRGRGVFRHLVTMVCALAEEAEASLFSFPNESSLSIYLGVPALHCLGPCEVQAKILSWSRYMRYRLTRDAEDAGHGAVAAETAQLATGLRERDVSLEPIRAFESDFEEIHHDLGRRVASFTLRRREFLNWRYFGRPHTRYHVALIRQSGRTRGYLVVRVRDAIAHLVDVFLAPDWEVALAASRLVTRWAGAMGAIAIYFTASPGNFFHHAFRRGRLVLKRRSQPVVIDTSTLNSLASRLRRRAGPGDFYFVMGDNDVL